A genomic segment from Aegilops tauschii subsp. strangulata cultivar AL8/78 chromosome 1, Aet v6.0, whole genome shotgun sequence encodes:
- the LOC109752420 gene encoding uncharacterized protein gives MDSAEDRPSLVAEEKDKQPVPFSDAPSPVRAVLNRPWPSAVVIRPEDNPSGKYRTLVATAKDIGDPISPEEMAALEDKEGDDAGTRFYKAAARANVVMRNYIHEHGSLYMDENGKYMIDNSAQVEEIRCKHVTAEEMESEIMKQEMTKEQTYLSELALASFNKRRKVKFELCETLLSRLFYESSRIFTHLNFVAKRKDKKKLFFAEIEDCGQGGVEILEVRCCVPLDSLCEGGYYYYCDDPRRGCRKGFDFTRCYGCSEFLKHPVDGSTYSGGHDHRRRNYIV, from the exons ATGGATAGTGCGGAAGATCGACCCTCCTTGGTTGCGGAGGAGAAGGACAAGCAGCCTGTTCCCTTTAGCGACGCTCCGTCTCCAGTGCGCGCCGTGCTCAACCGTCCGTGGCCATCCGCCGTCGTCATCCGGCCGGAGGATAATCCGTCCGGAAAGTACCGCACTCTGGTGGCCAccgccaaggacattggggaccCGATCTCGCCGGAGGAGATGGCCGCGCTGGAGGACAAGGAGGGCGACGACGCAGGCACACGGTTCTACAAGGCAGCTGCTCGGGCCAACGTCGTTATGAGGAATTACATCCATGAACACGGCAGCCTGTACATGGATGAGAACGGCAAGTACATGATCGACAACTCCGCCCAAGTTGAGGAAATACG TTGCAAGCATGTTACAGCAGAAGAAATGGAATCGGAGATAATGAAGCAAGAGATGACTAAGGAGCAAACTTATTTATCAGAATTGGCTTTAGCGAGCTTCAACAAGAGGAGAAAG GTGAAGTTTGAGTTGTGTGAGACATTGCTTTCTAGACTCTTTTACGAGAGCAGCCGTATTTTTACGCATCTAAATTTCGTCGCCAAGCGCAAGGATAAGAAGAAACTCTTCTTCGCCGAGATAGAGGACTGTGGACAGGGTGGTGTAGAGATCTTGGAAGTACGCTGTTGTGTTCCCCTGGATTCATTATGTGAAG GTGGTTATTATTACTACTGTGATGATCCTAGACGTGGCTGTAGGAAAGGGTTTGACTTCACACGCTGCTACGGCTGCAGCGAGTTTCTGAAACATCCGGTTGATGGCTCGACTTACTCAGGAGGCCATGACCATCGGAGGAGGAACTATATAGTTTAG